DNA sequence from the Streptomyces cinnabarinus genome:
CGGCAGCGGCGATCTCGACGGCGGTACGGCCGACCCAGGTGGTCATGGGGGGCTCCTTCGGTGCTGCGCAGGGGTGCGAACAGGCGTTACTCGCGGGTACGTCGAGGAGAACTCTGCCTGCCGCCAAGCCCCGCGTCGAGAGTGCGGATCAGCGCAGATGCCGCTCGAAGAACGCCGTCGTCGCCGCCATCGACCGCGGCCACTGCGGGCCGAAGGTGTGGCCCTCGCCCGGGTACTCGCGCAGTTCCACGTCCTTCCCGGCCGCCTCGAACGCCGCGACCGTCCGCTTCGACCAGGCGAGCGGGCAGGTGTCGTCGGCGGTGCCGTGGTGGATGAGCAGGGGCTCGGTGACCCGGTTCACGAAGGTCAGCGGTGAGACGTTCCGCCAGAACTCTGGGTTCTCCTCCGGCGTACCGTGCGCGGCGTCGATCTCCGCGGCGATCGGGTCGCCCTCACCGCGCTGGAACCGGTCGATGTTGTCCTGCGGTCGGCCGCTGACCGGCGCGAAGACCACCGCCGCGTCGACCAGACCGGGCGCGACGACCAGGGTGTTGTACACGACCCCGCCGCCCATCGAGCGCCCGAGCAGCCCGATCCGGTCGGTGTCGATCTCCGGCCGAGCCGAACCGCGCAGGGCCAGGACGGCGCCGATGACGTCCGAGGTGTAGCCGAGGCGCAGGTTCACGTTGTTGTCGGGGTCGTCGTCGGAGCGGGCGTGGTTGCGGTAGTCGGAGTGCAGGACGACATAGCCCTCGCGGGCGAGCAGGTCCTGCTCGCGGGCCAGGCCCCGGCCGGTGGTGTAGACGGCGGGGTCGATGTAGCCGTGCGCGAGCACCAGCGCCGGGAACGGCCCCTTGCCACGAGGGATGTTCATCAGCCCCGAGATCGTCAGACCGTCGCTCTCGTAGGTCACCGCGTACGAGGTGTAGGCGTCGGTGCGGGCCAGGACGGTGCCGAGGCGGAGGCCGGAGCCGGTGTGGTCGCGCTGGATCAGGGCCTGGATCGAGACGGGGTCCACGGGTGTGGGGGTGGGGGTGGGAGAGGGGGACGTCGCCGTCGCACGGGGGGTGGGGCTTTCGGGCGCGCTTTCCTCCCCACCGCCGGTGCAGCCCGTCGCCAGCAGCAGCGACAGCCCGGCGGCGGCACTGGCCAGTCCCCGCAGCCGCATACGGCCATTGTCCCCCGGGTACGAGCGCGGCGGGAGCAGTTCAGCTCCTTCGGG
Encoded proteins:
- a CDS encoding alpha/beta hydrolase family protein, whose amino-acid sequence is MRLRGLASAAAGLSLLLATGCTGGGEESAPESPTPRATATSPSPTPTPTPVDPVSIQALIQRDHTGSGLRLGTVLARTDAYTSYAVTYESDGLTISGLMNIPRGKGPFPALVLAHGYIDPAVYTTGRGLAREQDLLAREGYVVLHSDYRNHARSDDDPDNNVNLRLGYTSDVIGAVLALRGSARPEIDTDRIGLLGRSMGGGVVYNTLVVAPGLVDAAVVFAPVSGRPQDNIDRFQRGEGDPIAAEIDAAHGTPEENPEFWRNVSPLTFVNRVTEPLLIHHGTADDTCPLAWSKRTVAAFEAAGKDVELREYPGEGHTFGPQWPRSMAATTAFFERHLR